The Carassius carassius chromosome 32, fCarCar2.1, whole genome shotgun sequence DNA window AGAAGTTTCTCAAATTAATGTCTTTAGTTATATAATAGACAAAAGTCCTGATGTTACCGACATGAGCAAATGTTTTACCTTAgatcatttgaataaaaataaaaaagtctaaaAGAAATGCTAGAAAAAAGCTATTGGACTAACCAGCTGTTTTGTcatgaattaaattagaaaaaaaaaaatatgacagtgATAACAGACTTCAATGTATTTTTACACTAACATCATAAACCAGATTTTTTTGGACAGAATTTATagcatatgtttaaaaaaataatgtattcatcAACAAATGTTGTACTCTGGATAATTTGGCTAAAATTAGAGTTGCACTAACATACTAAACCAGCTTTTCTGGATAGAAGAAATCTAGCAGCACTTTCTAAAATGAATGTAGCCTGTTTTATCAAAGCGGaatataaaagttaattttgatcatttttgTAGCATTACATAACAGACCAGAGTACTGATGTTACCAACATCAACAAATGTTTTACTTTAGATCATCTACAGAACAAGAATCTCAGAATCTCTTGATCAAGATATGTGTGAACTAAAAGCAAGTGTCCAGAAATTGGTCATTAAGACCCGTATTGTTCAACCACTAGATATTAtgattcatattataatattaataattaatatttaatgtggCAAAGAGAACAGTCCAAATGCATTCTCAAATGCATGTTAATATTTCTTGAAATATTATGATAATGAAAATATTGTTTAAGATCAGCATGAACGAAAAGCCAAAGGTTCTTCACGATGtaatagaagaacctttttttgctCTAAATGGTTCCATAGAGAACCTTCAACATCTGAAGAATTCTTcaaattataaaaaggtaagaaaccGATGGAACAgaagttctttgtggaaccaagaATGGTTCTTCTAAGgtatcgctgtgaagaaccttggAAGCATCATTATTTTAATGGTATACTTTAGTCAGTCTATtatcaggttttttttattttttttttattaatggttaaaatcaattttatatatatatactagcaaTTTCTAAAAGAAGACTCTTTTCACATGAATTTCATTTTCAGTGTAGGGAGAACGTatgctaaatattaaaaaaaaaaattatttatcaacatCTGGTATATGTAGCATTTGCAATAAAAGAAACAGATGAAATCATGTGTATGCTTTAAAATACAGGAAATATTTGACATTTATCATATGCAAAGTCTTTAAATTCCTTCCTCTAGAGCTGCAGGGAGTTTTTCCTCGCAGAAAACTCTCTCATCCAAcaggtgaatgtgtgtgagatcTTCAGCACTCAATCACTGCTCATGCAGCACGCGCTACAGAATGCGACATATTATCTAGAAAACTGCACGCTTGTTTCAAAGGCTTCATATTACAGACACAGTGTGAGCAATCACATATGAGCTTGTTGCATTAGTGCAGTCAGGTTTTCAGTGACAGAGAGATGCAGTGATACATTACGGCACACAAAGTGACCTGATGTCATTCTCGAGGCTCGAGAGTCTGTGCTGATGGACTTGAGAAGTCAAAGCCCGTCTAACATCGATAGAGATCAATGGAGAGGTGATTGAGAGGCTCTGCGGCGTTTGTTGCGTTCATGCTGGGCTTGTAAACAATGCAACATCCGCGCGTGCGATCATACAAACCGCATTCACCACACAATCATCACATGCATTCATTCTCTGACTGGAAGacgttaaacacacacacacacacacacaagctgatGGTGACTTACCTCGTCCCATTTCATAAATCTACTGCCTCGCTTCAGACTCTCGGACACGCGCACCGGCTTGAGTTGAAGCGCATGAACACCAGGCTGAGCTCCAGCCATTCAAGCTTCAACATTTACACCCAAAGCAGCGCAAAAATCAGAAATAACAAATcaagagtctctctctttcttctcccGGAAGAAGCCCAAGCGGAGCGCGCCGGATGACCGCGGAACAGCTGTGGTGAATGGAAACGCTTTACGCGCTCGGATGCTCATTTGGAAGCGTTCAATTCATGCTGCTTGACTGGACTGAACGCGTAGATTTGAGGTTGAGAACGGAAGGAGTGATCGAAGACGCGGAGCAAATGAGCAGCGGAGAGAAAGAGCGATCATAaatgatggagagagagagagatagagagagagagacgttgaCTCATGCGCGCACTGAGATCCAGCGCCTCCTAGCGCGCGCTACGTCCCTCCCCTGCTGGAGCAGCTGGcacaattaaacatttcttaACACCTCTGCACAGGCAGGACACAcgcggggattttttttttttttttttttttgccagctaATAAAGTCCTGTAAAAATCAGTAAAATgagctgttataggagcaatagCCATGTGGTCAGCGCTGTGTCATATGCCATAGCTCTGAACAAGGGGTTTGTCACAGCTCCAGACTAATTAATGACGTCATCAGGGGCTTGTCGACTTTGACtcgactttcatcacataaaagttCAACtcctaatattatatatattaggggttatatatatatatatatatatatatatatatatttttttttttttttttttttttttaatttatttatttattttttttgctattgtgatttaaaaaaaaattcttctggaAAAAATGACTTGTTGCCAGACAACATTGTTGATTGAAATTTAGAGCAACAACATAATTATTTGTTATcgacaacatttttttatattttatgtgatcACAATTCAGCCCAAATCCAAAATATAATGCATGCTTGAAGAACAAACAggcatcaaaacattaaaatctacTGAGGGGAAGTTAAAGCTGTGTAACTGACACAGAAGGAAGTACACTGAATGAACAGGACAAAATACATCATCTGCTTCCAGTATTGACCAGTTCAGATGGAGGATGATAATAAATCCACTCATGCACTGATATTGACTGACAAAGACAGCCCTGGCTCGTCACATGTGGgggtctttctttctctctttatttctttccttctttctttcattttctgggAATCTAAATCCTACAGTTCACCCCTGAATGCAATCATGCATCTCATAATAACGTCTCATCATCTTTCATCTCTTACAAACTAATCTAAAGGCTTATTTATCTCAAGCAAAACAATAGGGCATGCAGGTTTTcaatttctagaaaaaaaaaaattatattcagttAATAAATCTTTCAGTCACAgacaggtgatgataattatgCAGACACCCATATgatcaatatttatattaatatgagCCACATTCATGCATATtatttcagaaagaaagaaaaacagcaattattattttcagctttattattattattattattatgtgctgcAGTCACCTTGCAAGTACATAAAGATCAAATTGCTTTATATATTGATCTATAAGCATAagtgtgatctttttttttcacataactgCAGTAAAAATTTAAAACTGATCTTTGATTAGGAAAAAACCTCATCTGATATTATTTATGAAGCATTTATGAGTTATACTGTGATGTGTTATGTAAGGCTGTCCCTGAACAGAGCTCACATATACGGAAAATAACATAACTTCATAAAATCCACCTTTAATTCACAGTGTGTGGGACAGATTAGATAACACCCCAGCATAGGAGAAATACTTCAGGAGGCTTTTGAAAATACTTATATAGACACATAATAAtcagcaatatattttataaaataaaaacatacaattgTAAAAAACATGTAATATCATTAAAtacattgaaaatatttttaaaatattttataagtgtgtatggtgtgtgtgtgtatgcaataCACACTTAAATatagataaaaatattaaaagctatattagtaatataaaaatatttgtatatataataatagtgtgtgtgtgggtcgtcaaacgattaatcacgattaatcgcatccaaaataaaagtttttgtgtacataataaatgtgcttattgtttgtatttatacactattttatactttgaaaatatttacatgtagttatatgtatttatttatatgcatataaattatagcatgtataaatatatttaacataaacttaattttttcttaaatatttacatgcatatgtgtgtatttatataggctatacatatacacagtacacgcGCATGTTATGTAAACAActtattttgacagcactaatttattaGGCTTATTGCTATTACAAAATACATACACGATGTCTAATGTATTACTTATATAGCTATTacaatagtatatatttttatatatattgacaaaaaaatgttGAACATGATATTTGATCTATAATATGATTTATGAAACATTAAAGATTACGGTAGTAGTACACAGTGTGTATCCAGGCTGCAGAGGTGCTTCCTGCACATCTGTCGAGTTGCTGCTGCTGTACTTCCTGCTTGTGTTGAATCATGTGTtcctgcagcagcagcagtaatATGGCGGGACAGAGACTCAGTCTGAGACGTGCTGACATGCTGAAATATGACAGAAGCTCCAGCTGGATGTGTGCTGTGTTCCTGACGCTCGCGGCTCGACTGATCGCTCAGACGGACGCTAGTGATGTGCTGACGGTGACCGACGCCAACTGGACGCTCATCCTCCAGGGCGAGTGGATGATCAAATTGTGAGTACAGTATGTGTGGTGTGATCTGATCTCACCTGATCACGAGCTGCAGGATTCGTGTGTCGATAGCGCTGCGAATCGATGACGCTTTGATCTGCCGCGCGCTGCAACCCTTTATACTGAAACAATgtatcaaaataataacaataactgtcTGCCTGGCGGTGACGTGTATGTTGTGTGTTATAACCGGAAGTgttcataaataatttttttttgccgcAATAATACTTATAAATGCAAGCAAATCGTCATGTTATGCATTAAGCATCTATATGCACAAATATTGTGGATGTTATTGTGTAAATCGTGGCCTACAGTGAACATGTTCACTTCAGCAGGGTCACACCCACCTTTAGGTTCACTAGGCAGCGAGTTAAATATATGTTTAGTGCATGCATGTAATTGAATCGATCTGTTTCATGTGTTTTATCAGTTATGCTCCGTGGTGTCCGGCGTGCCAGCATTTACAAACAGACTGGGAGAGTCTTGGAAGACAAGGTGAAAGTCTGGGTATATCAGTGGGCAGAGTCGACGTTACACAACAACCAGGTTTGACCATCGCTTCTCACGGTTTATGATACAGttttgaaattaaaatgcaaatcatTTCAAGTCTTTaaggatctatctatctatcttgtgtgtagtgttgtcaaaagacccggtacttcggtaccaagacggtactaaaaaaattaaaatgtgacggtaccaggtttctttaagtaccggtagtaccgaggacccgttcaaacccggttctggatgcatacagcgctatgatatCCGCGAAGCAGaacacgcggacggaatctcaaaatccagtcatgaaaatgaaacttacattttaatatggacagtcacggaatttgtcaaggttagcataaattaatcaaatcaaatctccatatggaccagtatctgtaaatgttaagccgcaaaagttggttgaaatctgcatcctgcatgttctgctcgtctctgtgtgaatttatgaatggtttgtttactacatagactgaagcgcatgacgcttgcagtaatgaggacatacaacatcaccagaactgttcacttcacaagcattttactgtttcatttgagtaaaaccagtgtcaatttataggtattcacggaaaaccgtcaaaacagcttctacattgcgagtaaatcactcgcatatgtgaataaattttactcagggcgagtaaattatgtctattgttagccattggctaaataaatgtcttccatgttttaattttaatagcatatccactttatttaccaaaaaataaaatgtgtttaaatttcataaattaaaagacaaattaaatttgggtgaaacttgtttactgtttttcataattatattacttgtagaagaactttaaacacaattgtaaataagtataaagaatggcattggttttatttttagtgataaaaagtattttttttttaattagcatatttttgtgttttgttttggtaccgaaattggtaccgagaaccgtggattttcactggtatcggtaccgaatactgaaattttggtaccgtgacaacactacttgtgtgtgtatgtgtgtagtaTACAGGAAATGCAAATAGTGTAACAAGCAAGTTAATGAAATGCAGTGCAACAACATCTTCACATTATGCAACAgctgagttaaaacaaaagacTTCAGCAGTGACGCTAATATTATAAAACAGGATGTGGCACATTCAAAGCAAATCATTCTGTGCGTATGATACTCTCATCAACATGAGCGCCTTGTTTGCGTCCGGTCTGATCAACAGCAGTGTGTCTGGCATTTATATCAAACACTGCTGGATTGTTTGCACACAGAAGTCTTTAAGTTTAGTCATGTGGCTGGAATGAACTCCTGTGGGGCTTTAAAAGGAATTAGATTTTAACACGTCACTCATTTCAATTCCTCCTGCAGTTATTATCAGCTATATTTGATGTGTGCCATCGAGTGACATCACAAGCAGATGAAAGCCTTTATTATTAATACTGTACCATTATATCCAGACTCATTTAGACGACTCCCTTTGAACgctaattgcattttaaatgcatttaatcgGCTAATGATGCGGGTGGATGTGGAGTGTGTTGCTTGAATGGTGTCGTTTTCGTGTGTTTCTGTGGAAATCTCAGTTGGCGGGGAGAAAACGCCTCTTACTGTCAGAAATCTGTCATGCTTTACTCTTATTACAGCGCTGCTATAGAGCACTCACCGCCTTCCCATGCCGAAGGGATTTCTTAGGCCGGTATAGGATGTGCTTGCTCTCCTATCTGCATTTCTGCATCAATATATCCGTCCTCTCTTCTTTTGTTCTGCAGGTCTGAGTGGGAGGTTTCTGGTTACAACACTGCCGACTATATTTCAGTAAGTCCTCAGATGGCTGAATTTATATTCCCTCTGGCGTTATGGCAAAACTGGCTTTCAAAACGCTCTTTTAGATTCcatttttagattaaaaatagCATGTaccaatttaaagtataatattgtACAACCCATCTCATCCACAGTGCTAAAGATGGAAATTTCCGCAAATATGTTTCATCACGGACTATTGAGGATATCCAGGCGTATGTTGAGCAGAAGAAGTGGGCGACGGTTGAGCCGGTGCCAGGATGGAAGTCTCCATCCTCTCTCCTGTAAATACAACCTTTACTGTCTGGGAAAAAAAGGGCTGATGTGTTTGCTTACTGTATAAAATTAAGTTGTCcgaatttaatacattttgtatataaCTCCTTTTTTAAAACCATTTGATTCTTTTACAGAATGTCAGGAATGGCTAATCTGTTTCGTCTGTCCGTGTATATCAGAGTAAGAAATATTTTGCAGTTTGATCTGTGGTATTGTCTTCAAAAAAAGCCCAAAATGATAATTTGCTCTAAATTAGATGTATAAAagtaacagatttggagaaatgtagcattgcatcacttgctcaccagtggatcctctgcagtgaatgggtgccgtcagaatgagagtccaaacagctgataaaaaataaaaagttatccaCAGCACTCCATCAAATAATGTCTTGAGTAGAAAAAAAGATGAAACAATTAAGACATCAATAAGACATTTTAAACGAAAATCCAAGTCCATAATCTATAGTAACACTTCATCAAATCAAAAAAAGTGTTCTGgggtgaatcaggagagaaatctttttatatcttgttatataaataaactcttATTTTAGCAAAGGTTTAAATATCAGAACATCCTAATGATGGATTGGTTTCAGCTTttaacttcacaagacattagctgatggactggagtggtgtggattattgtgatgtttttatcagctgtttggactctctttctgacggcacccattcactgcagagcatccattagtgaggaagtgatgcaatgctttattgctccaaacctgatgaagaaacaaattaatcgcatctcagatggcctgagagtgagtacattttcagcaaattgtcattttcgggtgaactattcctttaatttctaTGTCTGAAGCTATATGTTTGACTCTATGTTTGAATTTGGTAACTCTTAATAGTAGGATTCTAATTGTTAACATCAGCTTACAATGACAAATActtcaaaagcatttattatcttattttctaatgtaaagtGTTATTGATGCTCTTAAGCCCTTTCTGGTCACTTTATGCTTTCACCTACCAAATGGAGTTTGGATTTGATCTTGtcgttttgtattaaatatattccTATTTTGTCCATCCAACACAGCAAATCCACACGTACCTGACGAATACGCTCGGTATCCCTTCCTGGGGCTCTTATGTGATTTTTGCAATCATTACGCTCTTTATGGGACTGATGCTCGGCCTGGTgagtttaaaaacataattttcacaGTTTAGATGGGTTAATGTATTATTCATGCTCCAAGCCTAAAGTGAAATGCTTTACTCTTTGCATGAAAGTATCTCATGCATAAATATTCCTGCGGACGGAGCATCCATGCTACAGATCTAAAAAGACCATTTACCAAAGGGAGCCAACAAAGTGCACTTGACTTCATCTGATGCGAGAGCTCTATGAAGCAGATCGCACATACTGTACTGATACATGATGACTTGTAGCAGAAggaattatataatacattttgaaaaagaaGTTCCTTCATTATACAACAGCGAGTTGTGTAACACTGATCGATTCTGCGGCTCTTTTGAGGATCCGGTGGGTGGTTCTCGCATGTTGTGGATCAAACTTTCAAAAGTGAACTTCAGCTGCTGGGTTTGGGATAATTATTCAGTCTAATGGTAAATATATCTCAATTAGATGCTGGTTTTGATCGCTGACTGCATTTGGCCGTCCAGACCCAAGCACAGAGCAGACAAAACAGGTGAGATTAGGAACACACTTATTATTTACTCTGCACTAATTAtctgaattatgttttttttttactttaaatatttcagtgtaGAATATTGTTGTTTGAAAGTTGTCACTGCTTATTGAGCCTTATTTTTGGTATCATTTAACTTATTGTTTAacttatttaacattagttttactaaatttttaacatttagttttactaaattgcattaactaacaattgGGCTATATGCATTTGGTACAGTTTTTATTAATGATAatggttattaataattaataaaatacaactatacattGTTAGTTCATATTAGTTCAGCTGCATTAAATATTAAcagattttaataaattattattaacactttAAATAGGAACTCATTCACACAAATGAATTGAAATACCGTTGCTTCTATTTAAAAATGATAGTAATATCGTTGGaaatatattgtgaatatttaatgcccagtttcagtgttattttagtatagtagtttttatttatattttctgcattcgtttttaatgttatattttacattttcattttaacttttgttaaaggtttagtctttttttttgtctatgtagtttagatattttagtacattaagttaaactaaataaaaatgaaaagtgtttCTTTGGCAACTTTAGCTAAAAtaagtttacttaaaaaaaagattatatacatatatatatcagtttaattttaagtttaatttttatttttaaagttgatgtttatttttttaaataacagtttaCTTGAGTAGTTCAATTAATAACTCGTAAATTCAACTTTAATCGGCCAATAAAAAAAGAGGTGTTATTGGACCTTCTGTAATATAATGAATACTGAAATCATTTCGATATTTGTTTCTCTGCAGTTGTGATAGTAAAAGAGGAAGTGTCTGAGGAAGAGGTGGAGGACATCCTCATGGAGGAGAAACATACGTCTGATCTGGACATCGAGAGCGAGCGAGTGTCTGGAGACGAGTCGAGTGAAGAGGAAGGAGCGATGAGCGATGATCAGCCTCCGTCAGAGGGGGCAGCAGAGAGTTCAGTGAGGAAACGTAAACCACCGGCGCAGCACACTACTGAGGGAACATAAACTCACTGCATAAAGCCACTGTAGTCGCCCCAAAAACAAGATGAAACGGCCATATCTGTAGGATATGCAATGCAACGCCAGCTATCAGCTGATTTGTGCATCAAGCATACAGATCGTCGTTTGTCCATTCAATGCTTTCCATGCATTTAACCTGCTTCTCGCTGCCGTTCAATTCAGTTTAGTTTTCAAGAGTATTTGCTTCAATTTATTGCTGAAAGTTTGATGCCAAACACTGATAGACCTTCTTCAGTTTTTTTCAGTTTGCAGTAAAAAAATACATACCCCACCTTTAACATAAATTTTCCATAAGTGTCAAACATataaatgtgcataatttaaGTTATCTATTAATAACTACTAAGGGTGGACACAAACATAAACAGTCACAACCCTCAGTAAACCAAAACCCCACCCACTCCAAAGGAGAAGGATaaaaattaagtacattttctatttttactgtatttttaaataaaataaatgcagccttggtgacttctttcgaaaacattaaaagatttaaattattccaaatttttatctattaatgtatttaaatatttatgcatcatggtagtatttgttgtactgcctcgatgattttaatattttttttattaaacaaaatgtgTAATAGGTATGAAGACAAATGAAAACTATGCATTACAGAAATGAGAATTTGGGATAAATGTacttgtcataaaaaaaaaaagtcacaatgcaaaactttattttggagTGAAATACGAATAACGTTCTTAACAGGTTGAATGAGATTCATGCATTACACAGTTGTTTTACCATGATTCCTGTGCAACAACTCAAGACTGTTTTCAGAAGGACATGTTCTTAAAGTATGATAAATATGAAGAGTATTTTTGCACTATTGCATTCATCCACACATGATGTATTTAGAGTTGAATAGCACAAACTGTCCATACTTGTATTTCCATAAACACAGTGTATTATCAGAGGACGCTTTGTGTACCAGGTCTCAGGAAAAGTATTTCTCAGTGGtatgaatatgtttttttgtaCAGTGTAGATTTGTTGAGTATTCCCTGTAATTGCAAATTGAATTTATAATTTGCACACTAAAACTTTGTCGGTCTTTGGTATTAAAATCAGTGCAGTCTTTGACTGACAGCCTTTCATTTTTATACTATGGAGAGATTGTTTGAATCTGTGTTGCAAATACATCTTGGTAAATCTTTTGTAAGCTGTAACCAGCACAGAAACACCAGTGCATCTGTTCTGTATGCTGAACATACAATTTAACTGTGTGACAGATGTTGTTAATATCATGTAAGCTGTTCATAACTGCTGAGTTTGTGTTCATTAAATAGTTTGACTTGTTATAAAGTGTTTCATATTTTAGTTTATGTCAGCATTTAAAAacgttttggtttaaaaaaaaaaactgcatccaaACAAACATTGCTATTACCAATgtaagcccatttctgccactgcATAAaagtttcacaattctgactttataacagaGATTTTTTCTCCCAATTGTGACTTTACAGTCCAATTtttaacttgcaattgtgagaattgatgtcagaattgcgagtttatctCTCACAACTCTGACCTGACAGTTcgaactttatttctcagaattgcaacttCATGTCTCACAATTATGATATTTTAACTCACAATTCCAAGTTTGTATCACgcaattatgaggaaaaaaaatgcaagaattgtgatataaaaactcgcaattaccttttttattctttattcagtggtggaaacggTCTTCCATATTTACCTCAAGAAACTAcaggcaaaaaatattttttttcaaccaCTGGTCATTTTTTGTGATTTTGAACTGTTTGGCTTTCCATAATGTGTTGTTTCAGATTAGTGGAACGAAAAccaaaaatgtacttttagtgTTCCTTTCACTGCACTTTATTTGTCTGCATCTTCAATTATAACACATACTTTTATAGGTTCTGTTCTCAAAATGAGTTCTTCTCCCCTTCTTACTTAGTTTTATTCCTGTATATTTTCTGAACGTTTATATAGACCTGTAAGGTCAAATAtaatttgttagaattttttttttttttttttttttatagatcacactatctatttgcatctgtagattttaaTTAATGACACTTATTTTTATAGGATGTTTTTTTCAAAATGAGTTTTCATCCTCACTTCAGCAGTGTTTATCTGATGTTTAGTTCTATTTTTTggagaatatataaaaaattagtgcatcttttaacatttaaattctaATACCTGTAacctgtaatattttatatatatatatatatatatatatatatatatatatatatatatatatatatatatatatatatatataatattatttatattatt harbors:
- the LOC132112369 gene encoding thioredoxin-related transmembrane protein 1-like, with product MCSCSSSSNMAGQRLSLRRADMLKYDRSSSWMCAVFLTLAARLIAQTDASDVLTVTDANWTLILQGEWMIKFYAPWCPACQHLQTDWESLGRQGESLGISVGRVDVTQQPGLSGRFLVTTLPTIFHAKDGNFRKYVSSRTIEDIQAYVEQKKWATVEPVPGWKSPSSLLMSGMANLFRLSVYIRQIHTYLTNTLGIPSWGSYVIFAIITLFMGLMLGLMLVLIADCIWPSRPKHRADKTVVIVKEEVSEEEVEDILMEEKHTSDLDIESERVSGDESSEEEGAMSDDQPPSEGAAESSVRKRKPPAQHTTEGT